The following are encoded in a window of Paenibacillus polymyxa genomic DNA:
- a CDS encoding GNAT family N-acetyltransferase: MFKSIFLKEYSTEYQSQVVDLILHIQKDEYDIAITKEDQPDLLDIENFYQRGNGNFWVALSEGNVVGTIALLDIGNRKTALRKMFVKQNYRGKTFNVSNQLLHHAIGWARERSIEEIYLGTTPQFVAAHRFYEKNGFVSIAPGELPIGFPVMKVDKKFYRYVIQ; the protein is encoded by the coding sequence ATGTTTAAAAGTATCTTTCTAAAAGAGTACTCAACTGAGTATCAATCACAAGTTGTTGATTTAATTTTACATATTCAAAAAGATGAATATGATATCGCCATAACCAAAGAAGATCAGCCAGATTTGCTTGATATTGAAAACTTTTATCAGCGTGGTAACGGCAACTTCTGGGTGGCTCTTAGTGAAGGAAACGTAGTAGGGACTATAGCTTTGTTAGATATTGGGAACCGTAAGACAGCACTCAGAAAGATGTTTGTAAAACAAAACTATAGAGGTAAAACATTCAATGTTTCGAATCAATTATTGCATCATGCCATAGGATGGGCTAGGGAAAGGTCTATTGAAGAAATCTATCTTGGAACAACACCACAATTCGTAGCAGCTCATCGTTTTTATGAGAAGAACGGCTTTGTTAGTATAGCTCCTGGAGAATTGCCGATTGGTTTTCCGGTCATGAAAGTGGATAAAAAGTTTTACAGATACGTCATTCAATAA
- a CDS encoding Gfo/Idh/MocA family protein, giving the protein MSKKIKWGIVGTGWISDQFVADLAHVTNGEGYAVGSRTIESATEFAAKHQISRAYGSYEELAQDPEIDAIYVGTPHPFHKENVLMALRAGKAVLCEKPFTVNSKELEEMIGFARERKLFLMEAMWTRFLPPIRQVREWIHAGHIGEVKLVKAEFGFRVDWNPEGRLLNPELGGGALLDAGIYPVSFASMVFGPEPEHVWSTAHIGETGVDETFSILLDYGKGRTAMLNGAVRLGLTNEAYIHGTKGYIHIPSFLNSTSATLVVDGEEAQNFQDDRSSTGYAFEAEEVGRCLNEGLLESSTISLDESLGIMKLMDQIRSQWGLRYPFE; this is encoded by the coding sequence ATGAGCAAAAAGATTAAATGGGGAATTGTCGGCACAGGCTGGATCTCAGATCAATTTGTGGCGGATTTGGCGCATGTTACGAATGGAGAAGGGTATGCTGTTGGATCACGCACTATTGAAAGCGCTACCGAATTTGCAGCTAAGCATCAAATATCAAGGGCTTACGGGAGCTATGAGGAATTAGCACAAGATCCCGAGATAGATGCTATTTACGTAGGGACTCCTCATCCTTTTCATAAAGAGAATGTTCTGATGGCTCTTCGGGCGGGCAAAGCAGTCTTGTGTGAGAAACCCTTCACCGTCAATAGCAAAGAATTGGAGGAAATGATCGGCTTTGCACGTGAGCGTAAGCTATTCCTGATGGAAGCAATGTGGACACGTTTTTTGCCTCCGATTCGCCAAGTGCGGGAGTGGATACATGCGGGACACATTGGTGAGGTAAAGCTGGTTAAGGCGGAATTTGGTTTTCGGGTAGATTGGAACCCGGAGGGGCGGCTTTTGAACCCTGAGCTGGGCGGAGGTGCTCTATTAGATGCAGGGATTTATCCGGTTTCTTTTGCTTCAATGGTCTTCGGCCCTGAACCTGAGCATGTATGGAGCACTGCTCATATCGGAGAGACAGGCGTTGACGAGACATTTTCGATCTTGCTGGATTATGGAAAAGGACGCACGGCTATGCTTAACGGGGCAGTCCGTCTCGGATTGACGAATGAGGCATACATCCATGGAACAAAGGGCTATATCCACATTCCGTCATTCCTGAACAGCACATCGGCTACTTTAGTTGTGGACGGTGAAGAGGCACAAAACTTTCAGGATGACCGATCCTCTACAGGCTATGCCTTTGAAGCAGAAGAAGTCGGGCGTTGCTTGAACGAAGGCTTGCTCGAAAGTTCTACTATTTCTTTGGATGAATCATTAGGAATTATGAAACTGATGGATCAGATTCGTTCACAGTGGGGGCTTCGGTATCCGTTTGAATAA